The window tgtgagagaatataagatagaaatttagaatttcaaagccaacaattttgcacgacaaggaatcaaaagaagtgaaatttgcctaatagttccatagcctccttaagataagtacaaacgtctttgtaccgatccacgagactctactaaactaaACATGCTCAGGAATTGTGCATGGGTATCCCGAAGAGCTGGTGCAGTAGTTGGCATCTCAGATGCCTGCGTTCCGACTGGAGATGCTGGTGGCTCCTCTCTGGCAGAtcatgcaggtgctctggctacactacatggaTGTCTTTAGCCTCTACCCCAGCCTctggcggctctagcagggggcgtgtGTGCCTGATCTTCTGATCCGGctatacgtgtcctcaccatctgtgagagaataaaagacagaaatttagaattttgaagCCAACAATTTaacacgacaaggaatcaaaagaagtgaaatctgcctaacagttccatagcctcctgaaTATAAGTACAAACGTATttataccgatccacgagactctattAAACTTGGTTGTGACTcacaacacctatgaacctagagctctgataccaacttgtcacgacccaatcctaCCTCCTTGAGATATCCTTacggcacctagtccctacgaATAGATAAGCCTAACATTGTGGAATTACCCAAAATGAAAGCAAAACCTCAACAACTAATAGCAACATATATTTAAGTAACTCGTAATAAtgtcgctcggcatgtacaaaACCAACTCTGGAATATACACAGAATTTCTCCAAGACCCGGaccatcataagtcacaagcttcaaAGAATTTGTCTAACTGCTCTATACATCAGCATCTGGAAGAAGTAAAGGAGGAACGACATCTTGAAGTCTCTGGAGCAGCAGCAAGAATGCAATTAACAGCGGGGCTGGTAGGAGGTACATGTATCATAcgaaacatgtgcagaagagtagcatgagtacaccacaacggtaatCAACAAGTGTCAAGCCTAGcatcggtcgagtagtgacgaggtcaggttagggccctactggtatatataaattaataagGCAGAATAAAAATATCACAGTGTAATAAGAGACTGAAATTTTAACAAAGAGGAATTCACAAAAGAATATCAATACACTACACAGgaataacaacaggggatctcctgagataccatctcgtagttccaaaagtaaatgtgtagggggatctcccgggatgccattctgtagtcccaaattaaatatgcaaggggatctcccaggatactgtcccgtagtcccaaagtatatATGCAGGGggtctcctggaataccgttccgtagtcccaaagtaaatacatagtcaaaataatgaaaataatcgTTACAGCAAGAAATTCTATAGTTTAGATTAAGTACAAGTCAAAGAAAAAGCAGGAAAATCCACTAACACTACAAAAAAAACAGCGTTTATCGACGGTTGCATTCCATCTCTAAATCAATGTTTTCTGTCGCTAAAGTTGTTTAGCGACGGAATAGCGATGGATTCAAGTTGGTCCCTAAAATTCTCGTTGCTAAGCTTATAGAAAAATACCAAACCGTCGCAGAATTAGCGACGAAGTAGCGACGACATATTTTTGTAGCAAAGGTCAGCGAGCGAAATATCCGTCGCTATATAGCTTGTTTCTGTCGCTATTTTGATGTCTTTCGCCGCTGCAATACATAATAAAATTCGTCGTTTGTTCTTATAGCGACGAAATTTTCCATCGCTAGCCGTGTTATAGCTTATTGTCCCTGCTTTTTGCAAAAAATACCTTTTGTCGCCAATTCGTCGCAAGATTTAATTTTACGCGATAATTTTAGCTACGGAACGCATCCGTCGCtgatttatttttactatattgctggtttttttaaaaaaaattatttattattttaaatgtacTCTGTTCAAACATATACATAAACTATTAAATACACTTAATAAAAAGTCACTGATATTAATATAAATTCAACAAGGTCCAAAATATATAGCATAATGCATATAACAGTATCATTAAGTACAAAAAATCCACAAGGACGAACAATAATGTCCAAACAAAGTAAGGTAACTATATTAGGCTGGAGAGTTACGGTCATCATCAGAACCCAATGCATGAACCTCATCAATATTAGCAGTAGAAGATGTTGGAACTATAGGTGCTATATTAGTATTTGGATGATGCGAGGGTAAGGAAACTAATTTGCGTACCCGCTCAACGATTACAGGAACTATATGATCTGTCAGTGCACGAATCAATCGCATCACTAACTCATACAGATTCCCTATCGGTGTTTATTGAGAATTTGGACGTGTTGTTGACGATATAGCATCAGATCCAAGAAAGCCAAGAAGATTTGGCCCGTAGTAGCATTTTACTTGCGATCCAAGGCCAtatactcttcttttcttttctcctccgGCGGCTTGATAATATGCTTTACACTGATCAATATCAGATTGAGTTTGTGTTTGTTGTTGTAATATCTACTGATATTTTTCCTGTAGAAGAGTTAATAAGAACATTcaatttacaaaatgaaaaaaataaatgaaagtaaAGTCAATTAAAAAGTTATCTTACATGTACGATTCAGGATTTCTCAGCAACAAAAGATTTTTCATCATTACCCTGAGTATGGACGTGCAAATGCAACTCACTTGGTGTTGGATGTCGACCCTTTTTAATAGCctatacaaaaattattcaattaaaaAGATAGAGAAACAAAAGGGTATAGTTGTGCAATTAGGAACTAATGGCAGCAATAATACTCTAGGAACAATCCAGATTCTAGTCAGGAATTACAACTATATATGGAACTACATGGAGGACAAGTAACCAATAAAATTATTCCAGGTAGGACAAGTAACCAATGAAACTATATGTGGAACTACATGGCAACTGAAAACAAAATCAGTAGAAATGTCTTACCCACATCACTGATTTGTATGTATTTGTATATTATTCACATACTAATATAAGCTCAAAATACAACTATCTTTAATATTGATTCTGCTTCCTTTTCAATATACGGGACATGCTTATTGCAGCAATGGACACTTCAGCCACATTAGTAGAATGGATACTCACTGAGCTTCTAAGGAACCCTCAAGTAATGAAGAAATTACAAAGAGAGTGACCTTACTTAAACCGAAAATAAAGAACCAAACAAATAAACATCCTACCATGTTAAAAGTTGACTTTCTTGAGTGTTGCATCTCAAATGTATTCCATTTCCAAACATCCTATTCCAAATTATATTCCTACTACTGGGTATGTTCTTGTTGTTGTAACCAACTGCAGACATCTTTTAGTATTTCTTCACATAATGTTAGCATATTATCAGTATATTATGAACTGCTGATAGtcgagaattttttttttgttctgcCAGCACTCTCACAGTTACACTCTTACACTGATTCATGACATTGCCCCCATGCTCTCCTCCATGACACTGATTCAGGACACTTATTGAGAATAGGCAAAAGGAGGAAAGATGAATTATAATGGTAAAAGCAACTACTACATTAAAAAATCTATAAAACTTTTTGGTTCAAAAGACATGCAAAAGATCCTTTATACCGTCTTTTTTAGGTGATTTATACTATAATAACCATTTGAGCTACCAACAGCACCCATGAATCACAGCCTAGCAAAAGTTGAAACAAAATGCTCTTTGTTTTCTAGTAGTAATATAGTCTATTATTTATGTCTTCTGCAATTTGGTGGGCCGGCACTAAAGAGAGGCATCTAGGACTCGAGGAGCCAACTTAAGATGCCCTTATTGAAAGAATCCCTTTTTCCAATTTTCAATTTATAGAGAGAATGAGGAAAAGGACAGTCAATGAATTGCATATCCCACTTCCAAGGTATCATTTGGTTTATTTTGACTTACTTAAAACAAGTAGTAATAACCTATTTGAGACAAAGAAGAGTGCTAGTTGGAGAAGCCTCTATTCTCAAAGGGGCATGGCAGATTGCTAATTCTACTATCAATGAGAGGAAAAAGTTATAAATACACTTATAAGTCTCTTGGGATGCTCCCCAAAACTGATAAAGCCATATGTATGAGTCCCAGTAGCAATTTTGCTCCCACCACAAAACGTTTTTGCATTTATTTCTGACTTTTTAACACACTTAGGATCTTTCCGAAGTCTCAACCAACTTTTCCACACATTATTTGGAATAGTGTCTGGTTGCACCATATTTGCTTTTAGTTTGCTAACAAAATCACTGTATCTTTTTGCTGCCCTACGCTCCCATTGGGTCTGCACCGCACTATCAATTGAAGAATCCCAGTAGAAAGCCTTCttaaataattttataaagtaATAACATTAATAAGTTACATATATAAgttaatataatttcaaaatcTAATTGTGATGGATTATACCTTGAATtctccaaaataaaaaaaatttaactcaTTTGAGATGTTTTTCCAGTTGAATCCATTAGGAtcaagttcattcttgaaagactTAGTTATAAACTCAGAGCATTCATATAAAGGCTCTAACCTGAACAAATTAGAAGACATTATTTAAAGGAATACAATGTATCAATAACAATATACAAAAAGTAATAGTACAATTATGGACTAACCCTGTAGGAGAAATAGCAATAAGTGTTCACGGTCGGCGGGTATTGCTACACTCAGTTTCGCCTATTATGTTGCTTTGAGAAGATGTACCCTCGCCTATTGTGTTGCTCTGATTAGGGGTATTTGGAGATGGTTCCAAATTAATAGTTGGGGTACTACCATGGCCTGATGTTTGAATAGGTGGCGTACTACTATGTCCAAAtatttgaacttgattgatgTGATCCGGTCCACCTGAGGAACTCGTACCACTTTGTTGAGGATTGATTGTAGGAATGAGAAAAGTAGGCATAATTTCACGAGTAGCAAAATTACCCCTAACTGAAGATTTACCTACACGGCCTGcgctacctcgacctctacctcgaggcATATTTCCAATTGCTCCTTTTCTTGGCCTGCAATGGGATGCTCCAACATAACTTGAGCAGTATAGTCTCTGAAAATTCAAACAAGCAGAAGCTAAGTTACAAAAAATTCAAGCAAAAACCATTTATCCGACCAACTGATGTGAAAAACGTATGAGTAAGTAACATGTCGCATTGAGAAGCAGATGAATGATTAAGAGGTCCAAATTCACAATTTTGGCTATACATCAAGAGGATCTAGTTCTCCATCTCGATGTAGTTCGAAATGAGACTACTGAAGCTTTGTATAGCAGCATATTGAAAGTGAATCTCAATCTATCCCATAAATTCCATCAAAGGAGCAGTTGCATTTAAAACTCAGTTAGTATTTTAATTTTACAAGTTTGTCAGATTTCATAAATTAGATCCCTTGCTATGTCAAGTGATAGTGTAACGTATCACCACATAGAAGCTAAGTTAAACTCTTATATTTGAACTAACATAAGCTACCATACTCCATTGCAGGCGCCTGAAGAGATCAAGGGAATGATCAAGGAAACAATAACAAAAATGAGCATAGAATCTGGGAAAGAACTAAAAGAACTAGCACGTTCAATAAAAACAATGACTTCTCTCTTGTCGGCTAATAAACATGTCTCAAACGCCAAAACTGCAGTCAAGAACCTGAAATCACTTGTCATATCAGGTTTCTGGGAAGATATTAACTTACTAGAAGTCATACCAGTGGCTGCAGTTGCATCAATACCAACCGATATCGTCATTTGTGTCGAACAAATTGCTGATTCTATTAATAAGCTTGCTTCTTTAGCTCATTTTAGCAGCAAAGAAACAAAGGTAGATTCATTAAAAGAATCCAGTATTGAAGCAACACAAAGCAGAAAAATACATGCTTCTCAATATGTTGTTATTACTATTCAGTAAAATGACTAAGCCTTTCCTTGTCTAAAATATCACGTATTTTCATGTAATGACAACCAGTTTAAACACATGAGCCAACGGAGGAAGTAACTCTCTGAATATATTGTTGAATTTGATAACTTCTTTAGACCAAAATACAACAATCTTGGCTCCAATTAATTCTGAATTTAGATAGATTAATCAGGTAACACTATTAAGTTGATAATAAATATTATTCTACTGCTACAAAAAAAAGTCAGACTAATGTAAAAAGAGGCACAACACAACGTAAGCTAGAAGAGTACTATACCATTTAGATTAATACAAACGTGATATTCGATTCGATTCTCTATAGATTATACTACAAAATAGATACATAACTTATAACATACCACACAGATTACtagaaaaataaaattcaaaaaaaatatactaGTGCATTATCAACACACTAGTCatcatctgtttcttcttcaaactCTTCCTCATCATCCTCCTTATTTTCATCCTCAGTTTCACACTCGTCTTCTGAAGATTCTTTTTCGAACTTTGGATTCTCTATCAATAGTTCATCATTAATGGGTTCAACCATTTCAATTACATCCCCATTTGGATCAATAAATATTATATTCTCATCAGTGGTGAAATTCATATCTATCAAATGGGCTTTAACTTCTTCAACTTGGAATGGAAGAGTCGGTTCTGGAGTTGATGTTATTGCCTCATCAGGAAGTTCAATAACATCCCGAGGTTTAACTTTCAAAACAGCTACCCAATCATCCTTGTCCTTTTTCGTGCTAGGATAAGGCACATAACACACTTGAGTTGCTTGCATCGCAAGAATAAAAGGTTCGTACTTGTTAAAACGATGGTGATGGTTCACATCGACTAGTTTGTATTGGTTGTGCTCTTTGACACCAACATTCACAGTTGGATCAAACCATTCCCACTTGAATAACACAGTTTTCTTTAAAGGTTCTTCGTGGTATTCCAATTGTATAATCTCTTGTATCTGTCCATAATAGTCACCAATATTTGTATCCGAGATACAAACTCCACTATTAATTATTGATCTTGCACTACCATGACATTCCGTGTGAAATTTGTATCCATTAACAAAATACACCGGATAACATTTTGTGCTTATTAATGGTCCATGAGCAAGACTACGCAAGAATTGGTTCTCAATATGGTTGCATCGGAcctatttcaaaaaaattataaGACTTGGTTTAATATAACAAGCCAATTTAAGTacataattgattaaaagataATGATTTTTATAGTCTTACATATTCTTTGAACCATATAGCAAACCACGTTTCGAGACTCTCATTTATTTGATCCTGAGATAGGTTGGGGAATTCTTCTTGCAACCGTTGTATGTACATACTTCATTGCAACAaaaataagttaaatacatactcaaaatatatggatatatttattattattaaaaaataataccttacaaatggctcaacctctaCACAATTTAGTAGAATATAAGTTTGGGCTGCCTTGATTTCTTCGAGGGACAAActtctcttttttccttctcCCTATAGTCGGCCTGGATGGGTGAATATTGATAAATTTCCTTCAAGATCTTCCATAACACCACCATCATCATTACGGGCCACATTATGATTATGTGTCATGACATGAGGTTCAAAATAATGAGAAAACAATTGTGTTGATTCCATCATCAAGTATGCTTCGCAAATTGAACCCTCGACACTAGCTTTATTCCCTATCATTTTTTTAAGAGTTCGAAGGTACCTATACAAGTAAATGGATAGACCATTAAATTCATAAAGTCATGTGTATCATATTTGTCATAATAAGAGCATAAAAAGTTCATAACCTCTCAAAAGGATACATCCATCTATATTGTACAGGTCCAACAATCCTTGCTTCATATGGCAGGTGTACAGGCACATGGTCCATTGAGTTAAAGAATCCAGGAGGAAATATATGCTCCAACTTACACAAGATCTGTGGGATGTCTTCCTCTAATCTCTCCATGTCCACCACTCGAAGAACAGTCGAGGTGAGATCCTTAAAAAATAAGCTCAATTCCGTAAGTGCTTGCCACACGTTACTAGGAAGTAGCTCACGAAAGGCAATAGGCATTAATCGTTGCATGAACACATGGTAATCATGACTTTTTATACCAAATAATTTATACATGTCTGTGTCTAGGCACCGACTCAAATTCGAAACATACCCATCTGGAAACTTCACATTTTCCAACCAATTGAACAAGGAAATTTTTTGAATCTTCTCTATTGTATATGCAGCTTTGGGATAGCTTCCATCAATAGGATTCTTTGCCAATTGCGGTCGATCGCAATAGTTTACCATATCTTCATGTGCCTTTGGATTGGCTTTTATTTTGCCATCAACATTAAGATTTGTGTTAAATACATTATCAAAGAtgttcttctcaatatgcatgacatcgaGATTATGGTGGATCATGTTAGAGCTCCAATAAGGCAAATCCCAAAAGATGCTTCTCTTTTTCCATCCATAACACCTACAAATTCTCCCATTAACTTCTTCTGCATCTAGATCAGTTACATTTCTCAGTCCCAACTCACAAATTTGCTTCAAGATTTCTTCTCCTGTTCTAAGGGGTGGTGGTAGCCTTCTGACAGACTGGCCTTTATGAAAGTTTTTACGATCTCTCCTAAATGGATGATTTTGGTCAGGAAACATTCTATGACTGTCAAACTAAGTTGTTTTCCCACCATGACGTAATCTGAAGGATTGTGCTTCCTCCATACAATAAGGACATGCTAAGTTACCGGCAGTACTCCATCCAGATAACATAGAATATGCTGGAAAGTCATTGATTGTCCACATCAAAGCGGCCCttaattgaaaattttgtttttttgagATGTCAAATGCTTCTACACCCGTCTCCCACAACAAGGTTAATTCCTTTATTAAAGGTTGTAGATAAACATCAATTTTTTGTTTACGGTTGTTTGGCCCTGGAACAATGACAGTTAAGAACATGTACACCTCTTTCATACACATCCCTGGAGGCAAATTGTATGGAGTGACAATCACTGGCCATGATGAGTATTTCCTCCCTGAATGACCAAAGGGTTGAAAACCATCAGTACATAATCCAAACCTCACATTTCTTGGTTCAGCAGCAAAAAAGGGATGAGTTTTATTGAAATGCTTCCAAGCCTTAGAGTCTGATGGATGACGCATTACGCCCTCCTCTTGTATGTGCTCATGATGTCATTTCATATCAGCGGTTGTAGCATGACATGCATATAATCTCCGCAATCTAGGAATCAAAGGAAAATAATACATTTTTTTTAAGGGATTAATTTCCTCTTACGAGAACCGACACAACGTTTGTACCTCTGGTGGCCACAAAACATGCAAGATGTGAGGTCCTCATCTTCACCCCAATACAACATACATCCAAAATTACAACAATCAATCTTTTCAATTAGCAAACCCAAGCTACGCACTAGCTTCTTGGTCTCGTAATAGTTATCAAGCATTGTGTTATCTTCTGGTAAAGCCTCTTTCATCAATTGCATCATTTGGTTATAACCTCTTTGTGATAAAGTATCTATTTAGCATCCTAGAAATCACTGTGAGTTGAGAGAGGGAAGAACCAGGGTATTATTTTGCATCAGCGGCCTGTAACAAATCATAAAACCTTTGGCACTCAAGATTTGGCTCCTCCTCCATTGAAGGATTAGGCTCTGCCGGCATTGAAGTTCATAAGAATGAGACAACTCAGGTTCAGTATTATTATACGACTGCTAGCTCAAACCATGGCCAAAATTAGGTCCAGCTGCATCCAAGACCATTTGTCGATATGGATTCTCATATCCAGATTCAGGTTGAGCGCCACCATGCAAATCACCACTAGAAGACATCTCACCGATCACATTTTTTTCTCCTTGATACTTCCAAAGAAAATAGTTCTCAACAAATTCATATTGATAAATGTGTAATTTAACAGTTCAGCATCCAAGTATTTAATGTTGTGACATTTTTTACATGGACATCTAACATTGTCATCACTCATGCGATTGCGCTGAGAACAAGCAAACTGGAGAAATTTGTTCACACCAGTTATGAAACTTGAATTAATAACCCCTCGGCCATCCAACCTTTTGTACATCCAATCACGCTCTAGATTGTCCATGTTCctatttaatattaaaataaacaaGATCTTAGAGTTCTTTATTTAATAAGACATCAGAATGCTTTCTAAAAAGAATAACAAGTTGACATTAGAATAAGATGAGAATACTAATACCACAATCTTGGAATGAAAACAAATCTTGGAATGCTCAGTTCCTTTCTTTGACCAAAATAAGAACCTCAAATACACAAATGAAATGATATATATTGAGGATTATATAAGTCAAAAATGATACTAATTACAATGCCCCAAAATGTAAtttataattattaaattaaacCAATGCAATAGAAAAAGCACAATCAACAGAACAAGGACATGAGAACTCACCAGACCTTGAAATGCCTTTTGGATCAAGCACGAAGACTAATAAAAACTGAATCTTTATGAGAACTTTTACCACATAAATTCTTGTCGACctacaaagaaaattttcaaacaaAGGGAAAATAAATTAGTGTATAGCAAATGCAAAAGTAGGACAAAaatcttcacaattcaaaactaAAAGGACAGTATTTGTTTCCACAATCCAAAATTTAtctgattttcattccttttaAATTTCCAGATTCAACTAATCTTTTTAGTTCATTTTCTTATAGGTGGGCTTCATGCTAGAGTTACTATAAAGGGGGTTGACTTTCTATATTCTTGTGAGAGTAATCTGCCTTCTAGCccctatattaaaaaaataaaaggttgAAGTGGAAGCACTAGTAATACAAGGACCAAAGATGACAACTGTAATGAGCCAAGTGAAGAAGCTGGAGGTTTCTGTTTTACTCTTGGGTCAGAAAAAGCCCTCTTCTCTACTTACCTGGTACTGAATATATATTCTCCATTCACATTTAGTAAGAAAAATTACAATCAGAAAAAcactaatttttaattttaaactcttcatttttttaCATGATGGACTTTTCCTTTAATTTTGCAACTCTACCACTACAGTCAGTGTGGGCCGAGCAGTGAAGAGGAATTTGTGGAACAATGCATTAACATATTGGATTGATTGATAATTGGAGTAAGGAAGCAAATCAAAGGCATGGAAGGATTCCTTATAAGCACTAGATGGCAGAAAATATGAAGGACAAAACAAGTAGAAGCCAGTAAAACATGCGAAAGCAGACAAAGCATGTTATCAAAGATAAAAACAGAATATAACTGTTAGCCTAAGTAAAATCCTTTTATGCAAATGAAGATCAGCACTACAAAAAATCATGTTTTCTGGTCAGATAATAATGTATAAGACTATATTTTGACACAATAAGTAAAATCTAAGAGTCTAATTTCTCTGCCGGCACAGGTTTAATAGTATACAACCTTCTCTCAAACTTCAAGTCTTTTTCAGATGCATATCTAGTTTAGTTGAAATATTAAACACGAGGAATCCAATTTTTGATAATCCAATGTGTAATAAAAATAGGTGGAGCAGGAAAATTGGTTCATACGCAAGTAGTTTACAAGGAAATTTCTAAGAGGGACCAGGGAAGTCCAGGGACATTTCAAAGCAACTATTAAATGCCaaactaaaaaatgaaaaatcattggAATCATTTTCTTCTAATAAAGTTGTAAAAATTCGGTCGAATAATGATGAGAATAGTACATTGGATTTACTTCCATCGCTGCATGTACTCATATCTAATTCAACAAGTATGAGGCCTATTCACATTGTATCTATCAATGGAAAATAAGGGTATAAACttaccattttttttttaaattaggaAGAAATAAAAAGGGGAAAGCGGATGCAGACCTGGATGCTCAAGAAGAACCCAACAGATTTTGTATGTCTTTCTGTAGAATGAGAAGGAAGAGAAATCACAAAGAAGCTTACCCTTTCGCCTGAGAATCTTATGGAGCAGCAACATACGACTTCGAATTTCAGAGTTATGCAGCAAAAATCTTGCAATTTTGATCTAATTTTCATACAATAATCCTAGATTCACGCCCGATTTTtgtatttaaagaaaaaaaaatcacattGTTGAAGGAGTGAAGGAGTCTGATAGAGAGGAGAGAAAGTGAGTTGTTGCCCTAATCGTTCGAATAATCCGTCTTTTGAccaagttatttttattttttagacggAATTTTTGTGACGACAATAGCGATGGATCAAATTTTGTCGCTAATAATAACTAATGAAAATTTACTTTAATGGAACTAGATATTAGCAACGGAAATAGCGACGGACCAAATTTCTGTTGCTACTATCATCTAATGAAGCTTTATTTTAAGGAAACTAGCGACGAAAATTTTTATCGCAATCAACTTTGGAATGTCTTGATAACTAAAATGAATGCAGTGACTCATTTTTTGACGTTAAATTCGTTGCTAGATTTTAATACTTTTTGTCGCTGCACTTTCATCGCTAATTTTATAGGTAAAATAAAGGCGCTCATATTTAGCGCCAATTTTAGCAACGAATATTGGTTTTTGTCTCTATTCCGTCGCTATTTTTAATACAATTCTTTTTGTAGCTTATTTGGAGACAAGTTACAAAATTTGTCGTTAATCCGTCATTATGTAGCTACGGAATATCTCTTGTCGCTAAATTCCGTCACTAAACACTATTTTTTTGTAGTGTAAGCATGATgtacagagttcaaataagcatttAAGGCATGTAGATATAATATTCtaggctaaacaggataa is drawn from Nicotiana tabacum cultivar K326 chromosome 22, ASM71507v2, whole genome shotgun sequence and contains these coding sequences:
- the LOC142176262 gene encoding uncharacterized protein LOC142176262, with translation MFPDQNHPFRRDRKNFHKGQSVRRLPPPLRTGEEILKQICELGLRNVTDLDAEEVNGRICRCYGWKKRSIFWDLPYWSSNMIHHNLDVMHIEKNIFDNVFNTNLNVDGKIKANPKAHEDMVNYCDRPQLAKNPIDGSYPKAAYTIEKIQKISLFNWLENVKFPDGYVSNLSRCLDTDMYKLFGIKSHDYHVFMQRLMPIAFRELLPSNVWQALTELSLFFKDLTSTVLRVVDMERLEEDIPQILCKLEHIFPPGFFNSMDHVPVHLPYEARIVGPVQYRWMYPFESMYIQRLQEEFPNLSQDQINESLETWFAIWFKEYVRCNHIENQFLRSLAHGPLISTKCYPVYFVNGYKFHTECHGSARSIINSGVCISDTNIGDYYGQIQEIIQLEYHEEPLKKTVLFKWEWFDPTVNVGVKEHNQYKLVDVNHHHRFNKYEPFILAMQATQVCYVPYPSTKKDKDDWVAVLKVKPRDVIELPDEAITSTPEPTLPFQVEEVKAHLIDMNFTTDENIIFIDPNGDVIEMVEPINDELLIENPKFEKESSEDECETEDENKEDDEEEFEEETDDD